In the Suncus etruscus isolate mSunEtr1 chromosome 20, mSunEtr1.pri.cur, whole genome shotgun sequence genome, one interval contains:
- the ZBTB4 gene encoding LOW QUALITY PROTEIN: zinc finger and BTB domain-containing protein 4 (The sequence of the model RefSeq protein was modified relative to this genomic sequence to represent the inferred CDS: inserted 2 bases in 1 codon) yields MPPPAEVTDPSHAPAVLRQLNEQRLRGLFCDVTLIAGDTKFPAHRSVLAASSPFFREALLASTPLPLPPVTGASASNAATATATTAATSSSSSSSSSSSSSSSPSSPPPASPPTSSPPRVLELPGVPAAAFSDVLNFIYSARLALPDGGGDGAAVAEIGALGRRLGISRLQGLGEGGDAWVPPVPAPMATSQSEEDSFGPRPAGEWEDQRAEAPGPDSQPPIPRRSLPCPQCGKSFIHPKRLQTHEAQCRRGVSSRGSAGXGRSGPGGPAGVDASALPQVAFRGGPEHVVKVVGGHVLYVCAACERSYVTLSSLKRHSNVHSWRRKYPCRYCEKVFALAEYRTKHEVWHTGERRYQCIFCWETFVTYYNLKTHQRAFHGISPGLLASEKTPNGGYKPKLNTLKLYRLLPMRAAKRPYKTYSQGAPEAPLSPSLNTPAPAAMPATPPAPEPGPPPSVITFAHPAPSVIVHGGSGSSGGGGDLPASTGGAQAASVITYTAPPRPPKKREYPPPPPEPVATPATPATTGNPATSAGPASGTEEAKGRNPRAGRTLTYTAKPVGGAGGSGGPPAASGRGPSQLQAPPPLCQITVRIGEEAIVKRRISETDLRPGELSGEEEEEEEEEEEEEEEEEEDNDTEEQSKAGGEDELWRPYHYKAKRKAGATGPATGGSGMSKGRRLPRWRQKPERRSWEDTPGAEGPSTRARSERRHRCGVCAQTFATLRKLRKHQEAHGGSSHSPRAGRRPSSRFSCPHCAKVCKTAAALSRHGQRHAAERPGGTPTPVIAYSKGSAGTRPEDVKEEAPQEMQVSSSSGEAGGGNTAAEEASETTSLQDPVISGGEEPPVLGTGAGAYVYPPVQEFPLALIGSGREAGGGRGKPGSEGPGGDGEGDQVEGMGAAKVAFYPEPYPLVYRPQLLAAYPYNFSNLAALPVALNMVLPDEKGGGPLPFLPGVFGYAVNPQATPATPPTPPPPSLPPPVPPKRDGEREGVERTQKGGVG; encoded by the exons ATGCCACCCCCTGCAGAGGTGACTGACCCATCCCATGCCCCGGCTGTCCTGCGCCAGCTGAATGAGCAGCGGCTCCGTGGCCTCTTCTGCGATGTCACCCTCATAGCTGGAGACACCAAGTTCCCTGCTCATAGGAGTGTCCTGGCTGCTTCCAGCCCCTTCTTCAGAGAGGCCCTGCTCGCTTCCACTCCGTTGCCCCTTCCTCCAGTTACAGGGGCCTCAGCTTCCAACgctgccactgccactgccacAACTGCCgccacttcctcctcttcttcttcctcctcttcctcctcctcctcctcctctccctcttccccccctCCAGCTTCACCCCCTACTTCATCCCCACCCCGGGTCCTGGAACTGCCGGGGGTCCCAGCAGCTGCCTTCTCTGATGTCCTCAACTTCATCTACAGTGCCCGGCTTGCCCTCCCCGATGGTGGTGGTGACGGGGCCGCTGTGGCAGAGATAGGAGCCCTGGGGCGTCGTCTGGGCATATCCCGCTTGCAGGGCCTAGGGGAGGGAGGGGATGCCTGGGTCCCTCCTGTCCCAGCCCCTATGGCCACCTCGCAGTCAGAAGAGGACAGCTTTGGGCCAAGGCCAGCTGGGGAGTGGGAGGATCAGAGGGCTGAGGCCCCAGGCCCTGACTCACAGCCCCCCATCCCTCGACGGTCCCTCCCCTGTCCTCAGTGTGGGAAAAGCTTCATCCACCCCAAGCGACTGCAGACCCACGAGGCCCAGTGCCGGCGGGGAGTCAGCTCTCGAGGGTCTGCGGG GGGGCGCTCCGGCCCCGGGGGTCCCGCAGGAGTGGACGCCTCAGCCCTGCCTCAAGTGGCCTTCCGAGGTGGCCCTGAGCACGTGGTGAAAGTGGTCGGCGGCCACGTGCTCTATGTGTGTGCGGCCTGTGAGCGTTCCTACGTGACCCTGTCCAGCCTCAAGCGCCACAGCAATGTCCACTCCTGGCGGAGGAAGTACCCTTGCCGCTACTGCGAGAAGGTGTTTGCCCTGGCTGAGTACCGCACGAAGCACGAGGTGTGGCACACTGGGGAACGCAG GTACCAGTGCATCTTCTGCTGGGAGACCTTTGTCACCTACTATAACCTGAAGACCCACCAGCGCGCCTTCCATGGTATCAGCCCAGGCCTGCTCGCCAGTGAGAAGACGCCCAATGGGGGCTACAAGCCCAAACTCAACACTCTGAAGCTGTACCGCCTGCTCCCCATGCGAGCCGCCAAGCGGCCCTACAAGACCTACAGCCAGGGAGCCCCCGAGGCCCCGCTTTCTCCAAGCCTCAACACACCAGCCCCTGCAGCAATGCCAGCCACCCCGCCGGCCCCCGAGCCTGGACCCCCGCCCTCTGTGATCACTTTCGCTCACCCAGCCCCTTCGGTCATTGTCCATGGGGGCAGCGGCAGCAGTGGCGGAGGGGGGGATCTGCCGGCCAGCACGGGGGGAGCCCAAGCTGCCTCCGTCATCACTTACACGGCTCCCCCAAGGCCCCCCAAGAAGCGTGAGTACCCCCCGCCTCCCCCTGAGCCTGTAGCCACCCCGGCCACCCCAGCCACAACGGGCAACCCAGCGACTTCAGCCGGGCCTGCCTCTGGCACGGAGGAGGCCAAGGGCCGGAACCCACGGGCTGGAAGGACTCTGACTTACACGGCCAAGCCCGTCGGTGGGGCTGGTGGGAGTGGGGGCCCCCCTGCAGCCTCTGGCCGAGGCCCCTCTCAGCTGCAGGCCCCGCCACCCCTGTGTCAGATCACTGTGCGAATTGGTGAGGAAGCCATCGTCAAGCGCCGCATCTCAGAAACCGACCTGCGTCCTGGGGAACTGagtggagaagaagaagaggaggaagaggaagaggaggaggaggaggaggaggaagaggaagacaaTGACACTGAGGAGCAATCAAAGGCTGGTGGAGAGGATGAGCTCTGGAGGCCCTACCACTACAAGGCCAAGCGCAAGGCTGGGGCCACGGGCCCGGCCACCGGTGGCAGCGGCATGTCCAAAGGCCGCCGGCTGCCTCGCTGGAGACAGAAGCCGGAGCGAAGGAGCTGGGAGGACACCCCGGGGGCCGAAGGCCCTTCCACGCGTGCCCGGAGCGAGCGGAGGCATCGCTGTGGGGTCTGTGCCCAGACCTTTGCCACCCTCAGGAAGCTTCGCAAGCACCAGGAGGCCCACGGGGGCAGCTCCCACAGCCCCCGGGCCGGCCGGAGGCCTTCCTCCCGCTTCTCCTGCCCGCACTGTGCCAAGGTGTGCAAGACGGCAGCTGCCCTGAGTCGCCACGGGCAGAGGCACGCCGCCGAGCGACCCGGGGGCACCCCCACTCCTGTCATAGCTTACTCCAAAGGCAGCGCCGGCACCAGGCCCGAAGACGTCAAAGAGGAGGCCCCCCAGGAGATGCAAGTGTCCTCGTCCAGTGGGGAGGCAGGTGGCGGGAACACAGCCGCCGAGGAGGCTTCCGAGACCACCTCGCTGCAGGACCCCGTCATCTCGGGGGGTGAGGAGCCCCCCGTGCTGGGCACCGGAGCAGGCGCCTACGTCTACCCTCCCGTGCAGGAGTTTCCACTGGCTCTGATCGGCAGTGGCCGGGAGGCGGGAGGTGGCAGAGGGAAACCCGGGAGTGAGGGGCCAGGGGGAGACGGTGAGGGCGACCAGGTGGAGGGCATGGGAGCTGCCAAGGTGGCCTTCTACCCTGAGCCCTACCCCCTTGTCTACCGGCCTCAGCTGCTCGCCGCCTACCCTTACAACTTCAGCAACCTGGCCGCTCTCCCCGTTGCTCTCAACATGGTCCTGCCAGATGAGAAGGGTGGGGGGCCCCTTCCCTTTCTACCAGGGGTCTTTGGCTATGCTGTCAATCCTCAAGCCACACCTGCTACTCCCCCTACTCCACCACCCCCATCTCTTCCCCCACCAGTGCCCCCCAAGAGGGACGGGGAAAGGGAAGGAGTTGAGAGAACCCAGAAGGGAGGCGTGGGGTGA
- the SLC35G6 gene encoding solute carrier family 35 member G6, with protein MESNCYFNLPDFTQPSPPSTPSSLPSSQRCWPSDATKGLLVALLGGGLPAGFVGPFSRMAYQASRLPSLELLICRCLLHLPIGLILQLRGDPLLGPPDVRGRAFLHALLNVLSIGCAYSAVQVVPAGNAATVRKGSSTVCSALLALCLESQGLSGYDWCGLLGSTLGLIIIVGPGLGTLQEGTTGLYTALGYVLAFLGGLALSLGLLVYRSLNFPSCLPTVAFLFGLVGLAGAVPGLFILQTPVMPYDPLSWSCVGAVGILALVSFVCVSYAVTKTHPALVCAVLHSEVVVALMLQYYVLYETVALSDIMGAGVVLGSIFVITAQNLSCERDGQVEE; from the exons ATG GAGAGCAACTGCTACTTCAACCTGCCTGATTTCACCCAGCCATCTCCACCCTCCACTCCATCCAGCCTCCCCTCGAGCCAGCGCTGCTGGCCTTCTGATGCCACCAAGGGCCTGCTAGTGGCACTGCTCGGCGGGGGCCTGCCTGCTGGCTTCGTGGGCCCCTTCTCCCGGATGGCTTACCAGGCATCTCGCTTGCCCTCGCTGGAGCTGCTCATCTGCCGATGCCTCTTACACCTTCCCATTGGCCTGATACTTCAGCTGCGTGGTGACCCGCTCTTGGGGCCTCCTGACGTCCGGGGCCGGGCCTTCCTCCATGCCCTGCTCAATGTGCTCAGCATCGGATGTGCCTACAGCGCCGTGCAGGTGGTACCTGCTGGCAACGCTGCCACCGTCCGCAAAGGTTCCTCCACGGTCTGTTCTGCTCTCCTTGCTCTCTGCCTTGAGAGCCAGGGGCTCAGTGGTTACGACTGGTGTGGACTGCTGGGCAGCACCCTGGGATTAATCATCATCGTGGGACCTGGACTGGGGACACTGCAGGAGGGGACCACAGGTCTCTACACGGCCTTGGGTTATGTGCTGGCTTTCCTGGGTGGCCTGGCATTGTCTCTAGGCCTCCTGGTCTATCGCTCGCTGAACTTCCCCTCTTGCCTGCCCACAGTGGCCTTCCTTTTTGGCCTGGTGGGGCTGGCAGGGGCAGTGCCAGGCCTCTTCATATTGCAGACCCCGGTGATGCCCTACGACCCTCTGAGCTGGAGCTGTGTCGGAGCTGTGGGCATCCTCGCCCTGGTCTCCTTCGTGTGTGTGAGCTACGCGGTCACCAAGACCCACCCTGCCCTCGTGTGTGCCGTCCTGCACTCCGAGGTGGTGGTGGCTCTGATGCTGCAGTATTACGTCCTCTATGAGACCGTGGCACTTTCTGACATCATGGGCGCAGGGGTTGTATTGGGCAGCATTTTTGTCATCACGGCCCAGAACCTCAGCTGTGAGCGGGATGGGCAGGTGGAGGAATGA